From a region of the Pieris rapae chromosome 22, ilPieRapa1.1, whole genome shotgun sequence genome:
- the LOC110997035 gene encoding 2-oxo-4-hydroxy-4-carboxy-5-ureidoimidazoline decarboxylase-like produces the protein MSQCLLPCRSQYAFRSKMYSVPEVNSMPDDRFVWVFGNVIELCKDAAVWVKKKRPFNRLADLCTEFHKYLDNLSVEEKLGILKSHPDLAGRLAALGELTKESIEEQKSAGLDKINAEQKSIINACNERYKLKFGFPFIICARENKVQSIIDGLNSRILNSRDQEIETGINEVKKICKLRILDIVNEN, from the exons ATGAGTCAATGTTTGCTACCATGTCGATCTCAGTACGCATTCAGATCCAAAATGTATAGTGTGCCTGAAGTGAATTCTATGCCTGATGACCGTTTTGTGTGGGTGTTTGGGAATGTCATAGAGTTGTGTAAAGACGCCGCCGTGTGGGTAAAGAAAAAACGCCCTTTCAACAGATTAGCCGACCTTTGTACCGAGTTCCACAAATATTTGGACAATCTTAGTGTTGAAG AAAAGCTAGGTATACTCAAATCACATCCAGATCTGGCAGGACGCCTTGCAGCTCTCGGTGAGCTAACGAAAGAGTCTATAGAAGAACAAAAAAGTGCTGGATtggataaaataaatgcagaacagaaatcaattataaatgCATGTAACGAACG gtacaaattaaaattcggaTTTCCGTTTATAATTTGCGCAAGGGAAAATAAGGTACAATCAATCATCGATGGACTAAATAGTCGTATACTGAATTCCCGAGATCAAGAAATCGAAACTGGAATAAATGAagtcaaaaaaatatgtaaactaAGAATTCTAGATatagtaaatgaaaattag